In Deinococcota bacterium, the sequence AGCTTCAGGCCGCCGCCTATGGCCGCGAGAACCGCGTCGCGAGCGGCGCGCAGGCACTGCGGAGCATGTACCGCCAAGTCCTGCCGGACGTCCCGGAGAGCCGGCTCGGCTTCCACAGGCTCGAGCCTGCCCTCGTCGCCGCCCTCTCCGGTCTGGCGCAGGAGCGCGCGCTGGGGGCGGCCTCCCCCGAACTCGGCACCTTTACGGGCATCGAGGTAGGTAAGCGCGGCTACCTCTTTTACGCGAGCGGCCGCCCCTATCTCCTCATCGAAGCGCAGACGATCGGCCCACCGCGACTCTACCAGGCCCTGGTCGGAGGCGAGCCGCTCGCCCTGCCCGACAAGCCGACGGGCTGGGAAAAGCGCTCCTACCGGCTCACCCTGCGCGGCCACGATGCCCTGAACCCCATGACCGACCTCTACTCGACCTTCACGAACCGCTACGGCCCCGCCGGCGTTCAGCTGCTGCGGGCCCTTCATGCCTCGGCGGCCACCGGCGAGCTCGCCCTCAGGCTCGGCGTCGACGAGGAGGAGTTGCGGGCGCTCGTCGAGCGGCTCGAGAGCGACGGGCTCATCCGCGGGCGTTAGAGCAAGGAGGTTGTCATGAAGGTGCTCATTTCGGCTGATATGGAAGGGGTTTGCGGGGTGACGAGCTGGACGCAGGTCACGCCGCCCGAGTATGGCGGCGACGCCACCTCCACGGCGGAGTACGAGCGGGCGCGCGCTCGGCTCACACGAGAGGTCAATGCTGCTGTCGAGGGTGCGCTCTCCGGCGGCGCCGAAGAGGTGATCGTCAACGAAGCCCATAACGGCATGCGTAATCTCATCCCCGAAGAGCTTCACCCTTCGGTGCGCTTCATCACCGGCAGCGACAAAGCGTTTGGCATGATGCAGGGCGTTCAAGAAGCTGGTGTCGGGGTCGTTTTCTTTGTCGGCTATCACGCGAAAGCTGGCACGCCCGGCGCACCTCTCGCGCATACCTGGACGGGCTATGTCAACGACCTGCGCTTGGGTGGCCGCTCGACGGGAGAATTCGGCATCAATGCCGCCATCGCCGGCCACTTCGGCGTGCCCGTGACCTTGGTGACGGGTGACGACAAGGCCGTAGCCCAAGTGCAGGACCTGCTCGGCGAGCAGGTGGTCGGGGTGGTGGTCAAGGAAGGCTACTCCACCTTCAGCGCCATTCACCTGCACCCGGAGCGCGCGCAGACGCTGATTCGCGAGGGCGCCCAGAAGGCGGTGCGCCAGGTGGCGAAGGCCAAGCTCTTTAGGCTTCTTGAGGGCTGCTCCGTCGAGATCGACTTCGATCACCAGGCTCGAGCGGACCAGTGCCTCTACGTCCCGGGTGTGCGGCGGGCCGGTGAGCGCACGGTCGCCTACAGGGCAGAGAATCCTTTGGTCTTCAACAGCGTCTTCCGCGCCGTCATGAAAGCGAGCGGCATCAGGTTTTCCCCATAACCGTCCTAAAGCAAGGTCCGGCGGTTCACCTGGTCCTTAGCTCTTGTTGCGAGGGCTAAGCCCCGTCAAACCCGCTCCCTCGCCCACACACCGCCTCGGCTGCGGCATAGGCTTAGCGGCATGGCTCATGCGACATGAGCTTATACCATGGGGTTATACTATGGCGGCGGTCCCATTGGAGCCGATATCAGCGTGACAGACTCTAGCCAAGCCACCCCACCCCCAGCGGAGTCCGGTTCCGACGAGATTTCGCTGCGCGATCTCTACCTCATCTTGCGACGCGGCCTGCCGGTGATTCTCCTGCTCGCCACCGTCGCGGCGGCCCTCGCCTACGCCTACACCTCGTGGCAGCAGCCCCTTTACGAGGCCGAGAGCACCACCATCATCACCCCACCGCCGCTCAACATCCAGGGCGAGGAGAGCATCATCTTTCTGCCACCGGCCACCGTGACCTTCGAAGCCTACGAGACCCTGGCCCTGAGCCGGCCGGTCTTCGAGGGGGCGCTCGCGCGCCTGCCCGACGTGACCATGAGCGTGAGCGAGCTGCGCGGCGCCAGCCGGCTCGAGCGCCTGCTCGGCCCGCAGCGCCCCGACCAGGTCACGCCGCTGTCGATGAGCCATCACGTCAGGCATGCCGACCCCGGGCTGAGCGCGGCCTTGACCAATGCCTGGGCCGAAAGCACCCTGAGCACCATCCGCGACTCACTCCTGGCGGGCCTGGGGCCCGTCGACGAGGCCACCGGCCAGGAGGTCGCCGCGCTGCGCGCCCGCCTCGGCGAGGCCGAGGCCGCCTGGGAGACGTTTCAGCAGGACAATGCCCTCGGCCTGCTCGAGGCCCGGCTCACCCGCCTGACCACGGCCATCGCCGAGGCCGAGCTCGGCCTGGTGACCCTGCCCGAGGCGTCAGCGCCCACCACCTCCTTGCAGTTGGGGGAGGCGACCTTGCGCCAGAGCGCGGCGCAGGTCAACCTCGAGGCGGAGATCGCCGCCACCAGAGCAGAGCTCGGCAGCCTGCCAAACGAAACGGGCGAGAGCGAGGCCCTGAGGGCGCGGAGGCTGTCGCTGCAGGCCCGGCTCGCCGGCCTCGAGGCGCGCCAAGCACTCCTGCAAGACCAGCTCGAGGGCTACTACGGCGAACTCGCGGGCATCCGCACCGAGGCCGCCGCCTCGGCGCGCCGCCAGGACACACTTCTGCGCGACCGCGACAACGCCCGCGCCGCCTACCAGACGGTCGTCCAGTTGCAGCCCAGCATCGCCTACGTGACCCAGCTCGCCCCGCTGAGCGCCCGCGTCCTCAGCGAAGCCTCCGTCCCCGAGAGCACGGTCGGCCCGAGGCCCCTGCTGAACGCCGTGCTCGCCTCCCTCGTGGCCGCCTCGCTGGCGACGCTCGTCGCCTTTCTCCGCGAGGCCGTGGCCGGACCCGTCCCACCCCAGGTCGCGAGGGCGAGACCACCTCCCAAACCCGCTCCCAAACCCGGAACGAGTATGCGCGAGATCAACCAGCGGGGTGAGCATGAATAGAACCGTTCTGGTGACCGGGGGCGCGGGCTTCATCGGCTCGGCCCTGGTCCGCCACCTCATAACGCACAGCGACATAACGCACAGCGACTGCCACGTCGTCAACGTGGACAAGCTGACCTACGCGGGCAACCTTCATTCGCTCGAGTCCGTCTCAGGTCATCCCCGTCACCATTTCGAGCGGCTCGACATCTGCGACCGGGGCGGCCTCGAGCGCGTCTTCGCCCGCTACCGGCCGGACGCCGTCGTGCACTTGGCGGCCGAGACCCACGTCGACCGCTCCATCGACAGCCCCGCCGCCTTCATCGAGACCAACGTCGTCGGCAGCTACACCCTCCTGGAGGCCGCCCGGGGCTACTGGCGGGGACTCGGCGACGAGGCGCGCGCGGCCTTTCGCTTTCTGCACGTCTCCACCGACGAGGTCTACGGCACGCTCGGCCGCGAGGGCCTGTTCAGCGAGACCAGCCGCTACGACCCGCACTCGCCCTACTCGGCCTCCAAGGCCGCCGCGGACCATCTCGCCAGAGCCTGGCACGACACCTATGGGCTGCCCGTCCTGGTCACGAACTGCTCGAACAACTACGGCCCCTGCCAGTTTCCCGAGAAGCTCATCCCCACCGTCATCCTAAAGGCCCTGGCCGGCGAGCCCATCCCCGTCTACGGCCGGGGCGAGAACGTGCGCGACTGGCTCTACGTCGACGACCACGCCAAGGGGCTCATGGCCGTCTTGGAGCGGGGCGAGGTCGGCGAGACCTACAACATCGGCGGGAGGAGCGAGAGGACCAACCTCGAGGTCGTCCGGACCGTCTGCGGCTTGCTCGACGAGCTCTCCCCGGCCCCGGAGATCGGTGACCGCAGCGGGCTCCTCAGTTTTGTTCGGGACCGTCCCGGTCACGACCTGCGCTACGCCATCGACACCGGCAAGATCGCGCGCGAGCTCGGCTGGAGGCCCGAGGAGACGTTCGAGAGCGGCTTGCGCAAGACGGTGCGGTGGTACTTGGACAACGAGGCCTGGTACGGCCGCATCTTAGAAGGCGACTACCGCTTGGAGCGCCTGGGCACGGCCGGAGCGTGAGGGCCGAGGCGTGAGGAGCGCATCGTGAGGGGCGCATCGTGAGGGGTATCGTCTTGGCCGGCGGCTCGGGCACCCGCCTCTACCCCGCCACCCGGGTCACCAGCAAGCAGCTCCTGCCCGTCTACGACAAGCCGATGATCTACTACCCGCTGTCGGTCCTGATGCTCGCCGGCATCCGCGAGGTCCTGGTCATCTCCACGCCGCACGACCTGCCGCGCTTTAAGGAGCTCCTGGGCGACGGCGCGCAGTGGGGGCTGAGCCTCCACTACGCCAAGCAGCCCCGGCCCGAAGGGCTGGCCCAGGCCTTTGTGATCGGCGAGCGCTTTATCGGTGCCGACTCCGTCTGCCTCATCCTCGGCGACAACGTCTTTTACGGCTACGGCTTTACCGGCAACTTGCAGCGCGCCGCGTCGCTCATTGACGGCGCCACCGTCTTCGGCTACTACGTGAGGGACCCCGAGCGCTACGGCGTCATCGAATTCGACGAACAGGGCAGCGCGGTCAGCATCGAGGAGAAACCGGCGCGGCCCAAGTCGCACTACGCGGTGACGGGCCTCTACTTCTACGACAACGAGGTCGTGAGCATCGCCAGGAGCCTTGCGCCCTCGGCCCGGGGCGAGCTCGAGATCACCGACGTCAACAGGCTTTACCTCGAGCGGGGCAAGCTCAGGGTCGAGCTGATGGGCCGGGGCATGGCCTGGCTCGACACCGGTACCCACGAAAGCCTGTTGCAGGCGGCGAACTTCGTCGAGACCATCGAGGCCCGGCAGGGGCTCAAAGTCGCCTGCTTAGAGGAGATCGCCTACCGCCAGGGCTGGATCGACGCCGCGGCGCTGAGAAGGCTGGCCGAGCCCCTCAGCAAGAACAGCTACGGCCGCTACCTGCTCGAGCTCTTGCAGCGGGAGCCCCCTCCCGCAAGCTGACGGCAGCCCTCCGAGCGGGCTCGAATGATAGCATGAGCCCTCGTGCGACCAAGCACCCCTATGGAGACAACCGTGTGGAGACAACCGTGACATCATGATCAGCGCCCATCACACCGGCTACGCGGCGGAACTCAAACACAAGATCGAAAGCCACAGCGCCATCGTTGGCGTGGTCGGCCTCGGCTACGTCGGCCTGCCCTTCGCCGTCGAGAAGGCCAAGGTCGGCTTCAGGGTGATCGGCGTCGAGCAGAACCCCAAGCGCGCCGAGCGCATAGGCCGCGCCGAGAGCTATATCGGCGACGTCAGGGACGAGGAGCTCGAGCAGGTGGTCAATGGCGGCAGGCTCTCGGCCGTCACGGACTTCGAGACCGTGGCGGAGATGGACGTCGTGGTTATCTGCGTGCCCACGCCGCTCACCAGGAACCTGACCCCGGACCTAAGTTACGTCGAGTCGGTGACCCGCGACATCGCCCGGCGCCTGCGCCCCGGCCAGCTCGTCACCCTGGAGTCCACCACCTATCCCGGCACCACCGACGAGCTCATGCGGCCGATCCTGGAGGGCCTGAGCGGACTCGAGCAGGGCAAGGGCTTCTACCTTGCCCACTCGCCCGAGCGCGTCGACCCCGGCAACAAGCGCTACACCACCAAGAACACCAGCAAGGTGGTCGGCGCCTCCGACCCAAGCTCGCTCGAGCTGGCGGTGAGCTTTTACGGGCAGACCATCGACCGGGTGGTGCCGGTCTCGAGCGCCAAGGCCGCCGAGCTGGTCAAGGTCTTCGAGAACACCTTCCGCGCCGTCAACATCGCGCTCGTCAACGAGCTGGCGCTGCTCTGCGACCGCATGGACCTAGACGTCTGGGAGGTCCTGGACGCCGCCAACACCAAGCCGTTTGGCATCATGCCCTTCTATCCGGGGCCGGGCGTGGGCGGCCACTGCATCCCCATCGACCCCCACTACCTCGAGTGGAAGGCCAAAGAGGTGGGCTTCAATACCCGCTTTATCGCCCTGGCGGGCGAGATCAACCGGCGCATGCCCGAGTTCGTGCGCACCAAGGCCTGGCGCGTCCTAAACGAGCTCGGCCTGGCGCCCTCACGCGCCCGCGTGCTCGTCATCGGCGCGGCCTACAAAAAGGACCTGGGCGACTGGCGCGAGTCGCCGGCCGTCAGGGTCATCGAGAACCTGCTCGAGGACAAGGCGAGCGTTCTATATCACGATCCTCACGTCCCCGAGATGAAGGTCGCCGATCAGAGCTTCTCCTCGGTGGACTTGAGCGATGAGGTGCTGGAGGAAGTCGATCTCGTCATCATCATAACCGACCATAGCGCCATCGATTTTGACCGGGTGATCGCCAAGGCGAGTGCGGTCTTGGATACCCGTGGCGTCAGCAGACACCGGCACGCTACAAATCCCAAAGTGACGCTGCTATGAGGGTGACGTTACTATGAAAGTCGCTGCCATGAGGGTCGCGGTGATCGGCTGCGGCTACTGGGGCAAGAACCTGGTCCGCAACTTCGAGCAGCTAGGGGCGCTCGAGGCCGTCTGCGACGCTACGCCCGCCGGACGCGAGACCGCCAGAAGCCTGGCGCCCGGGGCCGAGGTGGTAGACAGCGTCGAGGCGGTGCTCGGCCTGGACGCCGCGGGCGTCGTCATCGCCACGCCGGCCGAGACGCACTACCAGCTCGCCAAACGCGCGCTCGAGGCCGGCAAGGACGTCTTCGTCGAGAAGCCGCTGGCGCTCACCTACGCCGAGGGGGCGCGGCTCGTGCACCTCGCCGAGGCGAGGGGGCGCATCCTCATGGTCGGCCACGTCTTGGAGTATCATCCCGCCGTCGTCGCGCTCCTGGCGCTGGTGCGGCGCGGCGAGCTGGGCAAGATCCGCTACATCTACTCCAACCGGCTCAGCCTGGGCAAGATCCGCCGCGAGGAGAACATCCTCTGGAGCTTCGCCCCCCACGACATCGCCGTCATCTTGCGCCTCATGGACAGCCTGCCCTTCGGGGTGATCGCCTGTGGCGGGTCCTACGTGCAGCCCAACATCGCCGACGTCACCGTCAGCCATCTGCTCTTCGACAACGGCGTGCGCGCCCACATCTACGTGTCGTGGCTGCATCCCTTCAAGGAGCAGCGCCTGGTGGTCGTCGGCGACCGCAAGATGGCCAGCTTCGACGACGTCAACAAGGCGCTGCTGCTCTACGACCAGCGCGTCGAGATCAGCGCGGGCCAGCCCGTGCCCATCAAGGGCGACGGCCAAGCGGTGAGCTACGCCGCCGACGAACCGCTGCGCCTCGAGTGCCAGGCCTTTTTGGAGGCGCTGGCCACGCGCCGCCCGCCGACGACCGACGGCCGCAGCGGCCTGCGCGTCCTCAGCGTCTTGCAAGCGGCGCAGCGCTCGCTGGTCATGAACGGCGCGCCGGTCACCCTGCCGCTCGAGAACGCCTTATGAGCCGGAAGGAGCCCTTTATTCACGAGTCGGCCTACATCCACGAATCGGCCTACATAGGCGAGGGCGCCAAGGTCGGCAAGGGCAGCAAGATCTGGCACTTCTGCCACGTGATGGCCGGCGCCGAGATCGGCGAGGGCTGCTCGCTCGGCCAGAACGTCATGGTGGCCAAGGGCGTGACCATCGGCCGAGGCTGCAAGGTCCAGAACAACGTCTCGCTCTACCAGGGCGTGGTGCTCGAGGATTACGTCTTCTGCGGCCCCAGCATGGTCTTTACCAACGTGCGCACGCCCCGCAGCGAGTTCCCGCGCAACCAGGACTACGCCAAGACCCTGGTCAAAAGGGGCGCCAGCATCGGCGCCAACGCCACCATCGTCTGCGGCGTGACCCTGTTTGAAAACGCCTTTGTGGCGGCCGGCGCGGTGGTGACCAAAGACGTGCCCGCCTACGCCGTGGTGGCCGGGGTGCCCGCCACAATCACCGGCTGGATGAGCGCCTACGGCGACCCCCTCGACTTCAGCCAGGGCGACACCGCCAGCGACAGCCAGGGGCAGCGCTACCAGAAGCTGAGCGACACGGACGTTCGGAGGCTAGCATGAACGGGACCAGCGACAAGCCCGTTCCCATCTTGGACCTCTCGCCTGAAATCGAAGGGCTCTGGGACGAGCTCAACGGGGCCATCCAGGGCGTGCTCCGCTCGGGTCAGTTCATCATGGGGCCGGAGGTTACGCGCTTCGAGGACGAGGCGGCCGAGTATCTGGGGGTCAAGCACGCCGTCGGCGTCAACTCCGGCACCGACGCGCTGGTCATCGGCCTGCGCGCCCTGGGCGTCGCTGAGGGCGACGAGGTGATCACCACCCCCTTCAGCTTTTTCGCCACCGCCGAGTCGATCAGTACCGTCGGCGCCAGGCCGGTCTTCGTCGATATCGACGAGGGGAGCTTCAACCTCGACCCGGATGGAATCGAGGCGGCGATTACCGCGAAGACCAGGGCGATCATGCCCGTCCACCTCTACGGCCGCCCCTGCGCGATGGACGAGGTCATGGCCGTCGCCGAGGCGCACGGCCTCAAAGTCATCGAGGACTGCGCGCAATCGTTCGGGGCGCGCTGGGGCGGTAGGCACACGGGCAGCATCGGCGACTTGGGCGCCTACTCCTTTTTTCCCTCCAAGAACCTGGGGGCTTGCGGCGACGGCGGCCTCATCGCCACGAACGACGACGCCCTGGCCGAGACGGCGCGGATGCTGCGGGCGCACGGCGCCAGGAAGAAATACCACAACGAGATGCTCGGCTACAACTCGAGGCTCGACAGCCTCCAGGCCGCCATTCTTCGGGTCAAGCTGCCCCACGTGGGGCGCTGGAACGAGGCCCGGCGTGCGCTCGCCAAGAGCTACAACGCGCTGCTGGGGGGCGTTCCCGGCCTGCTCACGCCCGAACTCGCAGCGGGCCACGTCTTCCACCAGTACACCGTGCGCATCGAGGCCAACCGCGACGAGGTGCAGCGCGAGTTGCAGGAGCGGGGCGTCGGCACCATGGTCTACTATCCGGTCCCCCAAGACAGGCTGCCCATCTACGCCGGAACGTACCCTGCCAACCCCGTGAGCGACAAGTTGGCGGCGCAAGTCCTCAGCCTGCCCATCTCGCCCAGCCTGAGCCCTGAAGCTCAGCGGTATGTGGCCGAGAGCCTGCGCGGCCTGTTGGGAGCACGCGCCTGATCGCCAAGCTCAAAACCGTCTTGCCCAGGAGCGACTTCGGTCGCCACGTCCTGACGCTCCTGTCCGGCACGACCGTCGCCCAGGCGATCCCCATCGCCCTCTCCCCCATTCTCACGCGGCTCTACACGCCCGAGCACTTCGGCGTGTTCGCGCTCTACTTAGCGACCGCGTCGCTCGTCGGCGTCGTCGCCACCGCCCGCTACGAGATGGCGGTGATGCTGCCGGAGCGCGACGACGACGCGGTCAACCTGATGGCGCTGGCCATGCTCATCAGCCTCCTCGTCAGCCTGGTCACGCTCGTCGTGGTCTGGCTCTTCAACGCGCCGATCACGGCTTTTTTGGGCAACGCCGAGGTCTCCCGCTGGCTCTACCTCGTCCCGCTGACGGTCCTGCTCACCGGCGTCTACCAGACGCTCCACTACTGGTCGAGCCGCAAGGAGAAGTTCGGCAGGCTGGCCCTGAGCAGGGTGGCGCAGACGGGCACGGCAACGGGGACGCAGCTCGGGCTGGGTCTGGTCAGGGCGGGTTCCGGCGGCCTCGTCGCCGGCAGCGTCTTCGGCCAGGGCGTCGCCACCGCCGTCCTGGGCTGGCAGGTGTGGCGCGACGACCGGGACCGGGCGGCGGCCGTAGGCGGCAAGGCGATGCTTCGCCAGGCCAAGAGCTACCAGGACTTCCCCAAGATCAATAGCCTGCACGCCCTCACCGACGTGGTCAAGACGAGCGGCACCTTCTTTTTGCTGGGCAACCTGTTCAGCACCGCCACCGTCGGCCAGTACCAGCTCATGACCCGCATCCTGGCCGCGCCCCTCAGCCTGGTCGGCCAGGCCATCACCCAGGTCTTCTACCGGCAGGCCTCGAGCCTCTACAACCAGGGACAAGACCTCAGACCGGTCATCAGCAGCCTGCTCAAAAAGCTTGCTCTCATCGCGCTCGTTCCGGCCCTGATCCTGCTCGCCCTCGCGCCCGGCCTCTTCGCCTTCGTCTTCGGCGAACAGTGGCGCGCGGCCGGCGAGTTCTCGAGGCTGCTCGTTCCCTACACCTTCGGGCACTTTCTGGTCTCGCCGCTGGCCTATATCCCCTTTATCGCCGACAGGCAGCTCCAGGCCCTGGGCTTCAGCCTGACCGGCAACCTCCTCTACCTGGCCTGCATCGTCTACGCGGGCTGGACCGCGGACCTGTCCACCGGGCTGCTGCTCATCTCGGTGGTCCTGCCGGTCTACTTCGCGGTCTATATCCTGTGGATTTTCTCCATCGCCAAACCCGCGGCCTAACATGATCTACCACCTCTTCGACGCTTCTCCCTATACCACCAAGTTCATCGCCTTTCTCCGGGGCCACCCGGAGAGCTTTGCCTTCGCCGAGCATAGCTTCGTGATCCGCAGCCCGGAGGGCTCGGCTTTCGGGGCGGCGGCCGGTGCCGAGAGCAGCCCCGGCACTAGCCCTGGCACTAGCTCTGGCACTACCCTGGTCTACAGCGGCAAGCGAGGCTTCTGGGCGACACTGGGGCGCGTGGGCGCGGGGGACAAGGTCGTCATTCACGGCCTCTTCAACCCCTGGCTGGTGGTCTACCTGTCTCTCCACCCCAAGCTCTTGCGGCAGTGCGTCTGGTGCATCTGGGGCGCCGACCTCTACCTCTACCGGCTGAAGCGGCGCACCGTCAAAGAGCACCTCACCGAGCGTTTGCGCGGCCGGGTGATCCGCCGGCTGGGAGCCATCGCCTGTTTCGTCAGGGGCGACTACGAACTGGCCAGGCAGGTCTACCGGACGGAGGCCCCTTATATCCACAGCTTCTACCCTAACCCCGTGGACTTTGGGCTCCTGGACGAGGCCCAGCCAAGCCCTGGTGACGGCGCCCGCACCCTCATGGTCGGCAATTCCGGCGATCCCACCAACCGCCACGCCGAGATTCTGGACCTCTTGGCGCCGCACCGGGGCGCCGACATCAGGATCGTCGCGCCGCTGTCCTACGGCGACAAGGACAACGCCCTGGCGGTCACGCGCTATGCTCAGGAGCGTTTCGGGGCAAAGTTCCTGGCCTTGAGCGAGTTCATGCCGGCCGCCGACTACGTGGGGCTCCTGGCCGGCGTGGACGTGGCCATCATGAACCACGACCGCCAGCAGGCGCTGGGGAACGTCTTAGCAATCCTGGCGCTGGGAAAAAAGGTCTATCTTCGCAGCGACACCACGCCCTACAGCTTCTTCAACGAGGTGGGAATCAAAGTGTTCGACACGCTGGAGTTACCTAGGCAGCCTCTGGACGAGATCCTCGCCTTTGACGGCGAAACGGCCGCGCGGAACGCGGCCAGGGTGCGCGAGCTGCTCGCCGAGGCGAGGGCCGTGGCGGCCTGGCAAGAGGTGCTTGCGTGAAACCCATCCTCGTCACCAAATCGACGCTTCCCCCCCTCGAGGAGTACAGCGCCTACCTGGAAAGAATCTGGGCCTCGGGCTGGCTCACCAACCACGGCGAGCTGGTGCGCGAGCTCGAGGAGAAGCTCGAGAGCTACCTGGGTGTCCCCCATCTGCAGTACGTCAGCAACGGCACCATCGCCCTGCAGATCGCCCTCAAGCTCTTCGGCGTCGGCAAGGAGGTCATCACCACGCCCTACTCCTACGTGGCCACCACCACCGCCCTGTTGTGGGAGGGGTGCAAGCCCGTCTTCGTGGACATCGAGAGCGAGACCTTCTGCATCGACGCCGGCAAGATCGAAGCGGCCATCACCGAAGACACCGAGGCCATTCTCGCCACCCACGTCTACGGCTATCCCTGCGAGGTCGACAAGATAGCGGCCGTCGCCAAAAGGCACGGCCTTAAGGTCATCTACGACGCGGCGCACGCCTTTGGCACCAGACTGGGCGGCGGCTCGGTCTTGCGCTACGGCGACGCTTCGACCCTCAGCTTTCACGCCACCAAGCTCTTTCACACCGTCGAGGGCGGCGCGGTGGTGGTTGGAGACGCCGAGCTTTCCGACAAGGTCTGGCTGCTCAAGGCCTTTGGCCACAAGGGCGACGACTACAGCACGGTGGGCATCAACGGCAAGAACTCCGAGTTTCACGCCGCCATGGGCCTCTGCAACCTGCCCAGGGTGGAGAGCTTCATCCGCCGCCGCCGGGCCTTGAGCGAACAGTACGACGCCCTCTTGGCCGGCCTCGAGCTCGAGCTCCCCGCCAGGCCGGAGGACCTCGACTACGAGCTCGACTACAACTACGCCTACTACCCCGTCGTCTTCCCTTCCGAAGCCACCATGCTCAGGGTCAAGGCCGCGCTCGAGGCGCAAGAGATCTACCCGCGCCGCTACTTCTATCCCTCGCTCAACAGGCTCCCCTACCGCCGCGGCGAGGCCTGTCCGGTGTCGGAAGACATCGCCCGCAGGGTGCTGTGCTTGCCGCTCTACGACGAGCTGGCCGAAGACGAGGTCGGCAGGATAAGCCGCTTGATCGGGGAGGCGATCTAGGTGCCCGTCTACACGGAGGGTGAACTTGAGGACTTCGGCTTTGCGGCGCTCGGTAAAAACGTCAGGCTCTCGCGCAAGGCGTCGCTGCACAACCCGGCGAAGATCGCGATCGGCGACAACTCTCGCATCGACGACTTCTGCGTCCTCTCCGCCGGCGAGGGAGGCATCCACATCGGCAGACACGTGCATATCGCCGTCTACGTCGCCCTCATCGGCAAGGGTAAGATAACCATCGAGGACTTCGTCGGCCTGTCGTCGCGGGTGGCCGTCTACTCGAGCAACGACGACTACTCCGGCGAGTGGCTGACCGGGCCGACCCTGAGCCCGGCGTTCACCAACATCATTTCGGCCCCGGTCAGGGTCGGCAGGCACGTGGTCGTCGGCGCGGGCAGCGTCATCCTGCCCGGCGTCAGCCTGGAAGAGGGCGCCATCGTCGGCGCGCTCTCGCTGGTCAATAA encodes:
- a CDS encoding acyltransferase, with product MPVYTEGELEDFGFAALGKNVRLSRKASLHNPAKIAIGDNSRIDDFCVLSAGEGGIHIGRHVHIAVYVALIGKGKITIEDFVGLSSRVAVYSSNDDYSGEWLTGPTLSPAFTNIISAPVRVGRHVVVGAGSVILPGVSLEEGAIVGALSLVNKDCESFGMYAGVPAKYLKARSRRLLELEAALAGRQDPASGEDG
- a CDS encoding DegT/DnrJ/EryC1/StrS family aminotransferase, coding for MKPILVTKSTLPPLEEYSAYLERIWASGWLTNHGELVRELEEKLESYLGVPHLQYVSNGTIALQIALKLFGVGKEVITTPYSYVATTTALLWEGCKPVFVDIESETFCIDAGKIEAAITEDTEAILATHVYGYPCEVDKIAAVAKRHGLKVIYDAAHAFGTRLGGGSVLRYGDASTLSFHATKLFHTVEGGAVVVGDAELSDKVWLLKAFGHKGDDYSTVGINGKNSEFHAAMGLCNLPRVESFIRRRRALSEQYDALLAGLELELPARPEDLDYELDYNYAYYPVVFPSEATMLRVKAALEAQEIYPRRYFYPSLNRLPYRRGEACPVSEDIARRVLCLPLYDELAEDEVGRISRLIGEAI
- a CDS encoding N-acetyltransferase produces the protein MSRKEPFIHESAYIHESAYIGEGAKVGKGSKIWHFCHVMAGAEIGEGCSLGQNVMVAKGVTIGRGCKVQNNVSLYQGVVLEDYVFCGPSMVFTNVRTPRSEFPRNQDYAKTLVKRGASIGANATIVCGVTLFENAFVAAGAVVTKDVPAYAVVAGVPATITGWMSAYGDPLDFSQGDTASDSQGQRYQKLSDTDVRRLA
- a CDS encoding TDP-N-acetylfucosamine:lipid II N-acetylfucosaminyltransferase — translated: MIYHLFDASPYTTKFIAFLRGHPESFAFAEHSFVIRSPEGSAFGAAAGAESSPGTSPGTSSGTTLVYSGKRGFWATLGRVGAGDKVVIHGLFNPWLVVYLSLHPKLLRQCVWCIWGADLYLYRLKRRTVKEHLTERLRGRVIRRLGAIACFVRGDYELARQVYRTEAPYIHSFYPNPVDFGLLDEAQPSPGDGARTLMVGNSGDPTNRHAEILDLLAPHRGADIRIVAPLSYGDKDNALAVTRYAQERFGAKFLALSEFMPAADYVGLLAGVDVAIMNHDRQQALGNVLAILALGKKVYLRSDTTPYSFFNEVGIKVFDTLELPRQPLDEILAFDGETAARNAARVRELLAEARAVAAWQEVLA
- a CDS encoding DegT/DnrJ/EryC1/StrS family aminotransferase, encoding MNGTSDKPVPILDLSPEIEGLWDELNGAIQGVLRSGQFIMGPEVTRFEDEAAEYLGVKHAVGVNSGTDALVIGLRALGVAEGDEVITTPFSFFATAESISTVGARPVFVDIDEGSFNLDPDGIEAAITAKTRAIMPVHLYGRPCAMDEVMAVAEAHGLKVIEDCAQSFGARWGGRHTGSIGDLGAYSFFPSKNLGACGDGGLIATNDDALAETARMLRAHGARKKYHNEMLGYNSRLDSLQAAILRVKLPHVGRWNEARRALAKSYNALLGGVPGLLTPELAAGHVFHQYTVRIEANRDEVQRELQERGVGTMVYYPVPQDRLPIYAGTYPANPVSDKLAAQVLSLPISPSLSPEAQRYVAESLRGLLGARA
- a CDS encoding lipopolysaccharide biosynthesis protein; the protein is MPRSDFGRHVLTLLSGTTVAQAIPIALSPILTRLYTPEHFGVFALYLATASLVGVVATARYEMAVMLPERDDDAVNLMALAMLISLLVSLVTLVVVWLFNAPITAFLGNAEVSRWLYLVPLTVLLTGVYQTLHYWSSRKEKFGRLALSRVAQTGTATGTQLGLGLVRAGSGGLVAGSVFGQGVATAVLGWQVWRDDRDRAAAVGGKAMLRQAKSYQDFPKINSLHALTDVVKTSGTFFLLGNLFSTATVGQYQLMTRILAAPLSLVGQAITQVFYRQASSLYNQGQDLRPVISSLLKKLALIALVPALILLALAPGLFAFVFGEQWRAAGEFSRLLVPYTFGHFLVSPLAYIPFIADRQLQALGFSLTGNLLYLACIVYAGWTADLSTGLLLISVVLPVYFAVYILWIFSIAKPAA